DNA sequence from the Cellulophaga sp. HaHaR_3_176 genome:
GCGTGGCTTTTATGATACTAAAGTAGAAAGCGGTTATGGTATTAAAAACACACGAATAGATTATAACGACCGTATTATTGTTGGCGATTCTGTTTACTTTAATAAGGCACGCGAATTTGCATCTGCAACAAATAATATTGTCATTACCGACACTGTTAATAACGGTATACTAAGAGCACACTACGCTGAAGTTTTTAAAGCTAAAGACTCTGTTTTTGCTACCAAAAGAGCAGTTGCCATAAATATGGTCGAGAACGATTCTCTTTACATGCATGGTGATACTCTGATGATTACAGGAGTACCTGATAAAAGAATCTTAAGAGCTTTTAGAAATGCTAAATTTTATAAAACAGATTTAAGTGGTAAAGCAGATTCTATTCATGTAGATCAAGAAAGTGGACTTACCCAACTTATTGGAAAAAGAATTCCAGAGGCTGCCAAAGAAAAAGATTGGCCTAAATTCTATCCTATTATTTGGAATGCCGATAATCAAATGACAGGAGATAGCATCCATTTAATATCAAATACCAAAACTGAAAAACTAGATTCTTTAAAGGTGTTAGATAATGCTTTTATTGTATCAATAGATACCATTGGAAAAACAGGCTATAACCAGGCAAAAGGAAAAGATTTATTTGGTAAATTTTTAGATAATGAACTCGACGAAATAGATCTTATTAAAAACACCGAAGTTATCTATTGGATGTATAATGACGACCAAGAATTAATTGGTATTAATAAAACTATTTGTAGTAAAATTAATATCACTTTAGAAAATAACGATGTTGAAGATTTAACTTTTTACATAGAACCTGATGGTGATATTTTTCCTGAGGCTGACTTACCCGAAAATAGCAGAATATTAAAAGGTATGGTTTGGCGAGGCGATGAACGGATTTTAACCAAAGACGATATTTTTGATGAAGATGATAACAACATCGAACTTGTTGTTATACAAGGAATTGAAAACCCTATTGATATTGATGCTGAAGAAGCCGAGAGAAGTAAAAATATTTCAGACCCTGTAAACACTCCTCAAAAAAAGAAAAAAGAAAGCTCTAAAAAAGTTTCGCCTGCTGTAACTACAGAGCCTAAAAAAGAAAAAAATACTACAACAAAAAAAGTTGACTCAACAAAAGTAATTACTAAAAAATCTATCTGATTTTTATGAAAGAAGACTTTTTTAAATATCAAACTCAAACGAGTACTCACCCACTTGCATTAGAAATATCGCACGCCAAAGGCAGTTATATTTTTGATAAGGAAGGTAATGCTCATTTAGATTTTGTTGCAGGTGTTTCTGCTTGTAGTTTAGGCCATTGTCATCCAAAAATTAGTGATGCTATTAAAAAGCAGGTAGATAAATATGCGCATGTAATGGTTTATGGCGAGTACATACAAGAGCCCGCTGTTGTTTACACAAAATTACTAGCCTCATTATTGCCCGAATCATTAACCACCACTTATTTAGTAAATTCTGGCACTGAAGCTATTGAAGGAGCTTTAAAGCTAGCTCGGCGAGCAACAGGGCGAACAGAACTTATTGCTGCAAAAAAAGCATACCATGGTAATACTATGGGCAGCTTGAGCTTGATGGGTTACGAAGAAAGAAAAAGTGCTTTTAGACCTCTTGTTCCTGATATTAGAAGTATTGAGTTTAATAATGAAAGTGATTTAGATCGAATTACAGATAAAACAGCTGCTGTTATTTTAGAAACCATACAAGGTGGTGCTGGTTTTATAGAACCAAAAAATGACTATTTAAAAAAGGTAAGAGAGCGCTGCGATAAAGTTGGAGCTTTAGTTATTTTAGATGAAATACAACCTGGCTTTGGGCGTACAGGTAAGCTTTTTGCTTTTGAACATTATAACTGTACTCCTGATATTTTAGTAATAGGTAAAGGCATGGGAGGCGGTTTACCTGTTGGAGCTTTTGTAGCTTCAGAAAAGTTAATGGAAACATTGCAAGACTCTCCCAAACTGGGTCACATAACTACATTTGGTGGTAACCCGATAATTGCGGCGGCAAGTTTAGCTACTTTAAAAGAAATTACCGAAACAAA
Encoded proteins:
- a CDS encoding OstA-like protein, which encodes MSKFNLVQKLLYFLIILFISNSGFSQEQPIEKKQINIIYGGTFTKDEAMAPGASIFSKDERQVQFEHQGADLWCDYAIFYQKENRLKAVGNIRLQQGDSIQMTSEKVDYDGNIKLAKAWGNVILEQTPGMRLETDTLRFNREKQEAYYQDYGKVIDSVNILTSQVGRYFMETKKYQFLDSVHIDNPDYILDSEQLDYYTSSKNAYMYGPSTVTGETYKIYCERGFYDTKVESGYGIKNTRIDYNDRIIVGDSVYFNKAREFASATNNIVITDTVNNGILRAHYAEVFKAKDSVFATKRAVAINMVENDSLYMHGDTLMITGVPDKRILRAFRNAKFYKTDLSGKADSIHVDQESGLTQLIGKRIPEAAKEKDWPKFYPIIWNADNQMTGDSIHLISNTKTEKLDSLKVLDNAFIVSIDTIGKTGYNQAKGKDLFGKFLDNELDEIDLIKNTEVIYWMYNDDQELIGINKTICSKINITLENNDVEDLTFYIEPDGDIFPEADLPENSRILKGMVWRGDERILTKDDIFDEDDNNIELVVIQGIENPIDIDAEEAERSKNISDPVNTPQKKKKESSKKVSPAVTTEPKKEKNTTTKKVDSTKVITKKSI
- a CDS encoding aspartate aminotransferase family protein, encoding MKEDFFKYQTQTSTHPLALEISHAKGSYIFDKEGNAHLDFVAGVSACSLGHCHPKISDAIKKQVDKYAHVMVYGEYIQEPAVVYTKLLASLLPESLTTTYLVNSGTEAIEGALKLARRATGRTELIAAKKAYHGNTMGSLSLMGYEERKSAFRPLVPDIRSIEFNNESDLDRITDKTAAVILETIQGGAGFIEPKNDYLKKVRERCDKVGALVILDEIQPGFGRTGKLFAFEHYNCTPDILVIGKGMGGGLPVGAFVASEKLMETLQDSPKLGHITTFGGNPIIAAASLATLKEITETNLIAETLDKEILFKKYLKHTLIKEIRGKGLMLALILENEEIANHVILTAAKEKLILFWLLFEPRAVRISPPLTISNEEIKQGCEQIISILNNY